From the Oceanobacillus kimchii X50 genome, the window TGTTAATAATAAAATAAGCTGCTGATACATACAGCAGCTTATTTTTATAATTAAATACCTATTACTTTTAATGCAAACTCCAAGAAAAATAATCCTGAAATAATTAGCAATGGTTTTGAAATTTCTTCTTTTTTACCTAAAGCCCATTTTACAATCGGGTAAGCAATAAACCCAAAAGCCATTCCATCCCCAATACTATAAGTAAAAGGTATCATGACAACAATTAACAGAGCTGGAATACAATCTGCAAGTTGCTGTAAAGGTAAATGCTTTATATTCTGTGCCATAAGAAAGCCGACAATAATCAAAATAGGACTAATTGCTGTATTAGGAACTAAAGATATCCAAGGGATGAATATAATCGTAGCCAGGAACAATATTCCTGCAGTGATTGCCGCTGTCCCTGTTTTTCCTCCTGATGCAATTACCGCAGCATTCTCAGCACTCGAGACCGTTGGAGATGTTCCAAACAAAGCAGATGTCAGTGAAGATGTTGCTGTAATTCGAAATGCTTTTTTATACCCTTTTTGTTTATCCAACATATCGAGTTGACCGTTTAATATCCCCATATTCTCAAATATAAGAATTAGTGATAGCGTAAATATAGCCAGCCAGAAGGATATATCTCCAATAGCTTGAAAAGAAGGTATAAACACCAATTCGCTTAGTTGGAAATTAATCGAACTAGCCTGTCTCGTTTCAACGCCAGTTACTAACGCAATCACAGTACCGATTACCATTGTTATTAAAAAATTAGCTGGAACATTTTTAACAAACAGGAAAATAGCAATAAATAAGGTAACTAAACCAGTAATCACTGTAGGTGATGTAAAATCTCCAATCGCAATTACGGTGCTATCTCCACTAATGACAATCCCGCTTTTTTCTAAACCGATAAGAATTAAGAAAAATCCTAATCCGACAGTAATAGCATGTTTTAATGAGTCGGGAATTGCTTCCTTTAGGATACTCCCTAAACGAGTAAATGCGGTAATGACAAATATAAGACCGGCAATCCAAACAACGGCTAAGCCTTCTTGAAATGAGAAGTTGTTATTACCGATA encodes:
- a CDS encoding NCS2 family permease is translated as MEQHDLLRKEIIAGVIGFFTTVYIVIVNGSILSEAGVSLETGMIATIMASFVGTMIMGIFGKLPLILIPGMGINALFAYSIIGNNNFSFQEGLAVVWIAGLIFVITAFTRLGSILKEAIPDSLKHAITVGLGFFLILIGLEKSGIVISGDSTVIAIGDFTSPTVITGLVTLFIAIFLFVKNVPANFLITMVIGTVIALVTGVETRQASSINFQLSELVFIPSFQAIGDISFWLAIFTLSLILIFENMGILNGQLDMLDKQKGYKKAFRITATSSLTSALFGTSPTVSSAENAAVIASGGKTGTAAITAGILFLATIIFIPWISLVPNTAISPILIIVGFLMAQNIKHLPLQQLADCIPALLIVVMIPFTYSIGDGMAFGFIAYPIVKWALGKKEEISKPLLIISGLFFLEFALKVIGI